The following nucleotide sequence is from Mucilaginibacter sp. cycad4.
AAACGTTGAACATTCAAAAAAAGTGGGACAGTTTGACCGTTCGGCATTCAAAACGTCTGCCGAAAAAGTTTTTGATTCCCGCTTTGAGTTTGACCGGGGCTTGATGGAAACTTTTCGCTATCACAATGTGCAGAAAAATGGCAGCTTGGAACAACGGCTGGCGCTCGATGCGAAAAAGGCCAATCATGATCGGTCGGAAAAATTAGCGCCTGTTGCTATCGATAAGCAAATAAAAACCATTCAGGAACAGCCGCTACACTATGTTACTTCAAAATCATTCCTTCAGGCAGCCCTTGCCGGGCGGGGCAATGAAAGCGCACCGAGCATAGATAGAAAGAAACGAAAACGAAGAAATAAGGGCCAGCAAAATGATCAGGGCTTAAACCTGTAATTGAGGCTTAAAAATTGTAAACAGTCCCGTAACGGACAGAAAGGAATGTTATGCAAACCGGAGAAGATACCAATGGATTGAGGAAAATAATAGACCTCACCAGATTGATCAGCATTTTTATTTTAGCTATTCACTTTTATATATGCTGTTATAAGGCATTTGCTGAATGGCACTGGACAGCGACCATCACCGACAGAATAGTGGCTAACATCGCCAAAACCGGCCTTTTCAGCAATATGCTGAGGCCTAAACTGGCGGCGCTGTTATGCCTGGCTATATCATTAGTTGGGGTAAAGGGAAGAAAAGACGAAAAGATCAATTACCGCATGATACTGGCTTACCTGTTAACCGGCCTGTTAATCTATTTTATCAGTGTATTATGCTTTTACCTGCACACATCCCTACTCTTTATAGCGGCGGCCTATATAGTGCTGACCATTACAGGTTATCTGCTTACCCTTACAGGCGGGACTTATTTATCCCGTTTACTAAAAGATAAACTTAGCAAGGATGTATTCAATTCTGAAAACGAAACCTTCCCGCAAGAGGAACGCCTGCTCGAAAATGAGTATTCTGTAAACCTGCCTGCTAAGTATAACTTACGTGGCAAGGTCAGAAGCAGTTGGATAAATTTTATTAATCCTTTCAGAGGGCTGTTAGTGGCTGGTACACCAGGAGCTGGTAAATCTTATTTCGTAATAAGACATGTCATCGACCAACATTTGAAAAAGGGGTTTTCTATGTTTCTATATGATTTTAAGTTCGACGACCTTACAAAGATCGCTTATAACAAGCTATTACAATACCGCCACAATTATAAGGTAAAGCCTAAATTTTTTGTGATTAATTTCGATGACCTTAACCACAGCCACCGTTGCAATGCCTACTATCCGCAAAGTATGGAAGACATTACCGACGCGGCTGAATCTTCAAGAACCTTTATGTTGGGACTAAACCGGGAATGGATTAAAAAACAAGGCGAATTCTTCGTAGAATCAGCCATCAACTTTGTTACTGCATTAATCTGGTTCCTAAGGAAATATAAGGATGGCAAATATTGCACCGTACCTCATTCAATTGAGTTGGCACAGGTAGAATACGATAAATTATTTGCTGTACTTTATCAAGAAGAAGAAATCAGGGTGCTGATCAATCCTTTTATTTCTGCTTACCAAAACAAGGCGATGGCGCAGTTAGAGGGCCAGATTGCCAGTGCTAAGGTAAGCCTTGCTCGCCTTTCCTCACCACAACTATATTATGTACTTTCCGGCAATGACTTTACATTGGATATAAATAACCCGGAAGAACCTAAGATCGTGTGTGTCGGTAATAACCCGCAGAAGCAGCAGGTTTATGGTGCGGTATTATCACTTTATATATCAAGGATGATCAAATTGGTAAACCGGCGCGGGCAGTTAAAGAGCAGTCTGATCTTCGACGAGTTTCCAACGATCTTTTTCAATAACATTGATGGGCTGATCGCAACGGCCAGAAGTAACAAGGTATCTACCACTTTAGCTGTACAGGATTTTAGCCAGCTAAAAAAGGACTACGGCGTTGAACAATCCGATGTCATTACCGGAATCGTAGGCAACGTTATCAGTGGACAGGTAACGGGTGATACAGCTAAAAAGCTTTCAGAAAATTTCGGCAAGATCGTGCAGGATAAGAACAGCATGACGATCAACAGCGGCGATACTTCCTTTTCTAAAGCGACACAGCTTGATTATGCGATACCAGCTTCAAAGATAGCGATGCTTTCTTCGGGTGAATTTGTTGGCATTGTAGCTGATAACCCTGATCAAAAAATACAGCATAAAATGTTTCATAGTGAAATCCAAAACGATCATGCAACGATTGCTAAGGAAGAAGCTAAGTACAAATCCATTCCGTTGGTTGAATATGTTTCACCGAGAGATGTAGAAGAAAATTACCAAAAAATAAAGGCTGATGTAAATATGCTTATTTCGGAGGAAATGGAAAAGATTGACGTCCGGAAGCCGAAAGAAGAAAACCAAATTCAAGAGGTGGAGAAGAAAGAAAAAATGAAAGATGATGTCGGCACTAACGATGAATTAAATATATCCATGTAATTCAATGTATTTCATAACACCATTTGAATAATTTACTATCACCGCAAGAATCGGGTTTTCTATCGTTTGGGATGACGCTATTTTTGATCTATCGATACAGGGCATATATCCCTATTTATTCAAATATGAAATTATGAGCACAATAATAGAGCGTTTAAAAGCGAAAGATTGGACAACGGTTACGGAAAATTTGACAAGTTGTGGCTATGCTGTGGTAAGTGGGGTGTTAACACCCGATGAATGCGGAAGCTTTATTGAAGCTTATAAGGAAGATGAAAACTATCGTAAAACTATTTCAATGGAGAGGTATCGTTTCGGGATCGGCGAATATAAATATTTTGAATATCCCCTCCCTGATCTTATTACAGACATTCGCGAAACGGTATACGCATATATCGCTCCCGTTGCCAATCAATGGATGGAAGATTTAAATATGGACACTCGCTTCCCGCCTACACATGAGGAATTGAAAATTTTATGTAATAAACATGAGCAGACCAAGCCAACTATACTTATACTTAAATATGGAACTGGGGGGTTTAATACCCTTCATCAGGATTTGTATGGTGATATTTATTTCCCGATGCAACTTGTTTTGTTTTTAAACGAAGTAGATGAGGATTATACAGGCGGCGAATTTGTACTCACCGAATCAATTCCACGTGCCCAGTCAAAAGCTAACGTCATTAAACCTAAGAGAGGCGATATGCTATTGTTCACCACCAAATTCCGTCCGATTAAGGGAAAGAAGGGTTATTACAGGGTCAGTATGAAACATGGTGTAAGTCCACTACACAGTGGAAACCGCCATACATTGGGTATTATTTTTCACGATGCATTAAATTAATACAATATAACTATGGAAAAAGACAAAGCGACATTAACATTTAAGATCGGCGGAACATTGGAAATTAACCGTCTTGGCTATGGAGCGATGCAACTTACGGGTAAAGGCGTTTTCGGAGATATTGAGGACCGCGAAAGTGCGAAGGAAGTATTAAGACAGGCTATTGCACTGGGTGTTAACTTCATAGACACGGCGGAAGCCTATGGTCCCGCAACCAACGAGATATTGATCGCAGAAGCGCTTCACCCTTACGAGGCCGGTGTTATCATAGCAACCAAAGGTGGATTTAGAAGACCGGGGCCCGCTGAGTGGATACCCAATGGAGATCCTGGCTTTATTCGGGAGAATATTGAGGACAGTCTTAAGCGCTTGAAAGTGGAAACCATCGACCTATGGCAATTGCACAGGGTAGACCCGGAAGTGCCACTGGAAAAAACCTTGGAGCCAGTTGCAGCCGCAGTGAAAGCGGGCAAAATCCGTTACGTTGGGCTTTCGGAGGTTACGGTGGCACAGATAGAACAGGCCAGAGAAATTCTGCCAATTGTATCAGTACAGAACCTGTACAATCTCAGTGATCGTAAATGGGAAGATGTATTGGATTATACCGCTGCCAATGATCTGGCATTTATTCCCTGGTTCCCGCTGGCATCTGGCCCCGCTGCCATGGCAGACAAATTAGCTGACATTGCAAGGAAGCACAACGCTACTGTTGCACAGGTCGCACTTTCCTGGCTCCTAAAACGCTCTCCCAATATTTTACTGATTCCGGGCACCAAGTCTGTAGCGCACCTGGAGGAAAACATGCAGGCGACAAAGGTGAACTTAAGCGAGGAAGACTTCGAAATACTTTCAAAACAATAAAACAAGAAAGGCCCTAATAAGGGCCTTCTTCATTATTATGGATTTCTTTTGGTAGTATTGGCAAAACCTCATAAAATAGCTATTCGGTATTTTTTTACCGCAAAAAACGGGTTGTTGGGTTCCAAGATCACCATACCTTTGCATAATGAGTAAAAGTATAATCACTATTCCCATAGACGCATCTTTTAGTTTTTCAGAATGCTTATGGTATCTGAATCGAAATTTTGATGACTGCTTACATCAAATCGGTAAAGATTATATCATCAAATCTCTGAAAATTGACAAAAATCAGGTCTTGTTTAAAATATCAGCGGAAGAAAACGCTCTGAAAATTGCCATCCAGCAAGGCTCTGAAGACACAGCAACTCAGGATACGATTAAGGACTATGTTATTGAATGGCTTGACCTGGAGAAAGACCTTGATCCGTTTTACAAACTACTAAAAAGAAATAATGCATTGGCTTATATGATCAAAGATTTTCAGGGACTTCGCCTGGTAGGCATCCCGGACTTGTTCGAAGCCGTGTGCTGGTGTATCATCGGACAACAGATCAATCTCACGTTCGCCTATAAAATCAAAAGAAGGTTAGTAGAAAAATATGGCGACAATATGATACATAACGGCACGGTTCATTACACTTTTCCTACTGCCCAAATACTTGCTGATGCTGATGAGAAGGATTTGAGAGCTATGCAATTGTCGGCGAAAAAAGTGGAGTATCTTGTGACAACTGCAAAAGCTTTTGCAGAAGGGCTGATTAGTAAAGATTTATTGATTGCGATGCCTGATTTTGTGTCCAGACAGAACGCATTAACCAGCCTGAAAGGTATAGGAGTATGGACAGCTAATTATTCCCTGATGAAAAGTCTAAAAGAACCCTCTTGTATTCCTTTTGGTGATGCCGGGCTTTTAAATGCACTTGTCGCCCATCATCTTATCAAAGACAAAAAAGACGTACAGGGGATAGTTCATTTTTTTCAACAAGTTCCTGGGTGGGAAAGTTATATGGCTTTTTATTTTTGGCGAAGTCTCTCTATCCAATAAAGCGATCACAGGAGCATTTTATTTAATCTGGGCTTTCCACACTTTGTATTTCTCCGGCATACAATGTCCGCATGGCCGATATCCGGCATTTATCGCCTCCTGTTCACTTCCGAAGAAAACCCGGTTCTCTATTTTCATCCTTTTACCAGAAGAGCAACTCAATTTTCCATAGATTTTGCCTGGTCTGTAGCCCCCTAATTTAATAGTTCCATTTCTGATCAATTTTCCAAGCGCTGATTTCCGGCTGTTCTGGTCGTTACCTAAGTCTTTATGATTAATCATGGGATTTTAGGTAATAATGTTCCTGAACGTAATATTAATTCTCGCCTGGGTAATCTTAACCTCTTTAGGGATGCTATGAAACCAGTGATGTTGTGTCGAACCGCGCATTAACAGAAAACTGCCACTATTAAGGAGCACACTCTCTTTTAAAGATTTGTCTTTTGCGTGTCTTAGCTGAAAAGTGCGCGTTGTTCCGAAACTTACTGAGCCGATTACGGGATTAATGCCTAATTCTTTTTCATTATCACGATGCCAACCTACACTGTCATTGCCATCCCTGTAATAATTGAGCAAGGCACTGGTAAATGTATATCCGGCTATCTGTTCAATACGGTACTTGATGGCCAATAATTCACTTGTCCATAGATGAGGATGCATGGTAATACCTGAGTAACTATAACGCTTTTGGGGATCACCATACCATGCCGTCAATCGGGGCTGCATAATCTCCCTGCCAGCGATTATTATTGGCTCCTGTTTCCAGGCGATGTTTTTTATTAAATCCTCGTATAAGGCTGCACTTTCCTGTTCATTGAATATGCCGGAATATAAATATACTTCTCCATCACGTGATAGCAAATTAGCTGGTTGTTCCATGTTTTTTTTAATGGTGAGTCTGAATTATTTAAATAAAACCGCGAAATCCCATAGTTGTGCCAGATCGTTTAAGATCGTTTCGAGCGAATTGTACACTGCCGCTTGTGCAGCACCACCGCTGCTGATCCTTTTGACGCCCAACTCTTGTTGCCTATCGTAAGAAGGTACTCCAGGAAGAATATAGGTGTTAATGGGTAAGCTGGTATGGTTAACGGCAATTGTAATATCTTCTTCCTTAGCTATTCCCGGGATAAAAATGCCATCCGCCCCGGCTGTTTCAAAGGCGCTGATCCTTTCCAGTGTTACATTTAATGCTTCGGGGTTCCCTAAAAGGAAAGCATCAGTTCTGGCGTTGACAAATAGATTATACCCCTTTTTATCGAGAAAGGTGCGAATGCTTTTCAATGTAGATGCGAATGGTTCAATAGGAACCTGATACCTTATACCTCCTAAAACTACCGAATCCTCAATATTGATTCCTGATATGCCAATTTTCACCAGCCGCTCCAGGTTAGCGTTGAGTTCCTCCATATCGCTACAATAACCTGCTTCCATATCTATTGAAACCGGAATCGTGACGGCTTTGATGATATGTTTCGCCATGAAGAATAATTCTTCAAAGGTCATTTCTTCACCATCCTGATAGCCAAGAATACGGGAAATAGCGGCACTCGAAGTGCCGACTGCTTGAAAACCAGCCTGTTCTGCCAGTCTTGCGCTGTGTGCATCCCATATATTGCCGATGAATAAAGGACTATCCTGCTGGTGCAATTGTTTGAAATTATTAAAACACATAGTTAAGTTATTAATGTATCGTGTGTACAATTTATCCTCTTGTTGCTTCCCATCCAATTATAGCCGCTTTACGACGTGCACCCCAATGGTACTGCCCCAATTCGCCGGTTGATTTGATCACCCGATGACAAGGAATCAGATATGCAATGCGGTTATCACCCAGTGCTAAACCAACATCTTGCGCCTTACGTGGCTCACCGATGGCCCTTGCAATTTCCCCATAGCTTACGAGCGTACCCGCAGGTACCTTCATTAAGGACTCCCATATCTTGTATTCGTATTCTGTTCCTCTCACATGGAGTGAAAGAGAAGAAGGATTATCATTGACACCTGAAAGGAAGTCAAGTGCGGCTTGCTGAAATGCATCGTATTGTTTTACAAAAACAGCGTTTGGAAACCTGTTTTTTAAACCCGCAAATGCCCTTTCTTCGGCATTTTTAAAAAATGATAAATGACATATTCCCCGATCTGTGGCAGCTATGATTATACTCCCAAATGGCGATTGTGAGAAACCGTAATTAATTTGCAGATTTTCTCCGGCCTCTCCGTATTCTTCCGTGGTCATCTTTAAAAAGACAGGCTGCTTATAATTTTGATCGTCATTGTCCAATGAGTTTTTAGAAGCGGCGATTTTACCCTTGCCATAGTCTATAGTAAGGTATTGTTCAAATTGCCGAAAAGGTATCCCGGCCCATTGTTCAAATGCCATTTGGAGCCCGGTTCTTTTTTGTTGCTCGTCCTTTGAAAGTGTATCCTGATTAAATAAGTCGCTGTTGTTGCTGTCCTTACTTAGTAAGTCAATTGCTGTTAATACTTTATCAAAGTCAATTTCTTTTATCTTTTCCATCGCCTTCATTTTTTATACAAAGGTATGGTGAGCCAGGAAGGGTTAAAACCCGTTTCTTGCGTTGTTTCATGCGGAGAAATACCGAGTTTTAAAGCAGCAAAGCGGGTTCAGGCGATATTCTCATAAGAAAACAGGAGCTGTTAACAGTTGGAAACGGAGAAAATGAAAAATTAAAATGCAACTGGTCAGCCTGTATGATAATAAATGTTAAAAAGGAATATAAATCGTTGTTTATACCTCCATTATTTATATAGACCTAAGTAGTTGATCAAGATTTTGCATCATGAAAAATAATTCCCAAAGTATGGCGATTGCCACTTGCAATTGTGGCTACTCCGTGTTTCACGGTAACCCGGTAATATCCTTTAGCGCCTTTGGCTGGCCTGAAATTGGTAGTAAATGCCATTATATCACCTTTCTTCGGTTTGAGAACGTGGGTTCTCGACTGCGCCATGGGAATATTTTCTGTGAGCACGAACTCCCCACCAGTGTAATCTGTGTCAATATCGTCCAGAAAAATCAGGATCTGCATTGGAAAATAAACCTCACCATATAAATCCTGGTGCATGGCGC
It contains:
- the mobC gene encoding conjugal transfer protein MobC, whose amino-acid sequence is MQTGEDTNGLRKIIDLTRLISIFILAIHFYICCYKAFAEWHWTATITDRIVANIAKTGLFSNMLRPKLAALLCLAISLVGVKGRKDEKINYRMILAYLLTGLLIYFISVLCFYLHTSLLFIAAAYIVLTITGYLLTLTGGTYLSRLLKDKLSKDVFNSENETFPQEERLLENEYSVNLPAKYNLRGKVRSSWINFINPFRGLLVAGTPGAGKSYFVIRHVIDQHLKKGFSMFLYDFKFDDLTKIAYNKLLQYRHNYKVKPKFFVINFDDLNHSHRCNAYYPQSMEDITDAAESSRTFMLGLNREWIKKQGEFFVESAINFVTALIWFLRKYKDGKYCTVPHSIELAQVEYDKLFAVLYQEEEIRVLINPFISAYQNKAMAQLEGQIASAKVSLARLSSPQLYYVLSGNDFTLDINNPEEPKIVCVGNNPQKQQVYGAVLSLYISRMIKLVNRRGQLKSSLIFDEFPTIFFNNIDGLIATARSNKVSTTLAVQDFSQLKKDYGVEQSDVITGIVGNVISGQVTGDTAKKLSENFGKIVQDKNSMTINSGDTSFSKATQLDYAIPASKIAMLSSGEFVGIVADNPDQKIQHKMFHSEIQNDHATIAKEEAKYKSIPLVEYVSPRDVEENYQKIKADVNMLISEEMEKIDVRKPKEENQIQEVEKKEKMKDDVGTNDELNISM
- a CDS encoding 2OG-Fe(II) oxygenase, producing the protein MSTIIERLKAKDWTTVTENLTSCGYAVVSGVLTPDECGSFIEAYKEDENYRKTISMERYRFGIGEYKYFEYPLPDLITDIRETVYAYIAPVANQWMEDLNMDTRFPPTHEELKILCNKHEQTKPTILILKYGTGGFNTLHQDLYGDIYFPMQLVLFLNEVDEDYTGGEFVLTESIPRAQSKANVIKPKRGDMLLFTTKFRPIKGKKGYYRVSMKHGVSPLHSGNRHTLGIIFHDALN
- a CDS encoding aldo/keto reductase codes for the protein MEKDKATLTFKIGGTLEINRLGYGAMQLTGKGVFGDIEDRESAKEVLRQAIALGVNFIDTAEAYGPATNEILIAEALHPYEAGVIIATKGGFRRPGPAEWIPNGDPGFIRENIEDSLKRLKVETIDLWQLHRVDPEVPLEKTLEPVAAAVKAGKIRYVGLSEVTVAQIEQAREILPIVSVQNLYNLSDRKWEDVLDYTAANDLAFIPWFPLASGPAAMADKLADIARKHNATVAQVALSWLLKRSPNILLIPGTKSVAHLEENMQATKVNLSEEDFEILSKQ
- a CDS encoding DNA glycosylase, encoding MSKSIITIPIDASFSFSECLWYLNRNFDDCLHQIGKDYIIKSLKIDKNQVLFKISAEENALKIAIQQGSEDTATQDTIKDYVIEWLDLEKDLDPFYKLLKRNNALAYMIKDFQGLRLVGIPDLFEAVCWCIIGQQINLTFAYKIKRRLVEKYGDNMIHNGTVHYTFPTAQILADADEKDLRAMQLSAKKVEYLVTTAKAFAEGLISKDLLIAMPDFVSRQNALTSLKGIGVWTANYSLMKSLKEPSCIPFGDAGLLNALVAHHLIKDKKDVQGIVHFFQQVPGWESYMAFYFWRSLSIQ
- a CDS encoding Ada metal-binding domain-containing protein; the encoded protein is MINHKDLGNDQNSRKSALGKLIRNGTIKLGGYRPGKIYGKLSCSSGKRMKIENRVFFGSEQEAINAGYRPCGHCMPEKYKVWKAQIK
- a CDS encoding alpha-ketoglutarate-dependent dioxygenase AlkB, yielding MEQPANLLSRDGEVYLYSGIFNEQESAALYEDLIKNIAWKQEPIIIAGREIMQPRLTAWYGDPQKRYSYSGITMHPHLWTSELLAIKYRIEQIAGYTFTSALLNYYRDGNDSVGWHRDNEKELGINPVIGSVSFGTTRTFQLRHAKDKSLKESVLLNSGSFLLMRGSTQHHWFHSIPKEVKITQARINITFRNIIT
- a CDS encoding isocitrate lyase/phosphoenolpyruvate mutase family protein, whose product is MCFNNFKQLHQQDSPLFIGNIWDAHSARLAEQAGFQAVGTSSAAISRILGYQDGEEMTFEELFFMAKHIIKAVTIPVSIDMEAGYCSDMEELNANLERLVKIGISGINIEDSVVLGGIRYQVPIEPFASTLKSIRTFLDKKGYNLFVNARTDAFLLGNPEALNVTLERISAFETAGADGIFIPGIAKEEDITIAVNHTSLPINTYILPGVPSYDRQQELGVKRISSGGAAQAAVYNSLETILNDLAQLWDFAVLFK
- a CDS encoding methylated-DNA--[protein]-cysteine S-methyltransferase → MEKIKEIDFDKVLTAIDLLSKDSNNSDLFNQDTLSKDEQQKRTGLQMAFEQWAGIPFRQFEQYLTIDYGKGKIAASKNSLDNDDQNYKQPVFLKMTTEEYGEAGENLQINYGFSQSPFGSIIIAATDRGICHLSFFKNAEERAFAGLKNRFPNAVFVKQYDAFQQAALDFLSGVNDNPSSLSLHVRGTEYEYKIWESLMKVPAGTLVSYGEIARAIGEPRKAQDVGLALGDNRIAYLIPCHRVIKSTGELGQYHWGARRKAAIIGWEATRG